In one Hypomesus transpacificus isolate Combined female chromosome 18, fHypTra1, whole genome shotgun sequence genomic region, the following are encoded:
- the kcnk15 gene encoding potassium channel subfamily K member 15 produces the protein MKKQNIRTLSLILCMFSYLLVGAAVFDALESESESSRRRILEQKRSEMKRKYSFSEDDYREIERVVLQAETHRAGRQWKFAGSFYFAITVITTIGYGHAAPGTDAGKVFCMFYAVLGIPLTLVMFQSLGERMNTFVRYLLRNIKQCMRLRRTEVSMENMVLVGFLSCLGTLCVGAAAFSHFEGWTFFHAYYYCFITLTTIGFGDFVALQKKEDLQEKTPYVAFSFIYILVGLTVIGAFLNLVVLRFLTMNTEDERRDAKERASLKRDRGLMEGPLGLHTVEEQRARAGQSQKNRDNMANSRSHSTLFLPMEEGTSRTNLIASPAEEQEARGASSRNRLHLQIRAGSCSPETRLGSLCSCMCYRLGVCDSPIPSYNEHPGCHINSVYYNSISYRIQGCSTSPRNNPGLSSPESALSPGYNFREFPRSRRKSF, from the exons ATGAAGAAGCAGAACATCCGGACCTTGTCGCTCATCCTTTGCATGTTTTCCTATCTTCTGGTCGGTGCCGCAGTTTTCGACGCGCTGGAATCCGAGTCGGAGAGCTCCCGCAGACGTATTTTGGAGCAGAAGCGCAGCGAGATGAAAAGGAAGTATAGTTTCTCCGAGGACGACTACAGAGAAATTGAGCGTGTGGTTCTCCAAGCCGAAACCCATCGTGCCGGAAGACAGTGGAAATTTGCCGGTTCATTTTATTTTGCCATAACTGTCATCACTACTATTG GATATGGTCATGCTGCTCCAGGTACTGATGCAGGGAAGGTCTTCTGCATGTTCTACGCTGTGTTGGGGATTCCCCTTACCCTGGTCATGTTTCAGAGTCTGGGCGAAAGGATGAACACCTTTGTCCGCTACCTTTTGCGCAACATCAAGCAGTGTATGAGATTACGGCGGACTGAAGTTTCCATGGAAAACATGGTTCTGGTTGGCTTCCTGTCCTGCTTAGGTACACTCTGTGTAGGAGCTGCAGCATTCTCTCACTTTGAGGGCTGGACTTTCTTCCATGCTTATTACTACTGTTTTATCACGCTCACCACAATCGGCTTTGGGGACTTTGTGGCCCTGCAGAAAAAGGAGGACCTGCAGGAGAAGACTCCGTACGTGGCTTTCAGCTTCATATACATTCTTGTGGGCCTGACAGTCATCGGGGCCTTCCTCAACCTGGTGGTGCTGCGTTTCCTCACCATGAACACAGAGGACGAGCGGCGCGACGCCAAAGAGAGGGCCTCtctgaagagagacagaggcctgATGGAGGGGCCCCTCGGGCTCCACactgtggaggagcagagggccagAGCGGGTCAAAGCCAGAAGAACAGGGACAATATGGCGAACAGCCGGAGTCACAGCACCCTTTTCCTACCCATGGAAGAGGGAACGAGTCGCACCAACCTAATTGCTTCCCcagcagaggagcaggaggccagGGGTGCCTCTTCCAGGAACAGGCTGCACTTACAGATCCGAgcaggcagctgcagccctgagaCCCGTCTTGGGTCCCTCTGCTCCTGTATGTGCTAccgcctgggtgtgtgtgacagtcccATACCATCATACAATGAGCACCCTGGCTGCCACATCAACTCTGTTTACTACAACTCCATTTCCTACAGGATCCAGGGGTGCTCCACCAGCCCCAGGAACAATCCAGGACTGTCCTCCCCAGAAAGTGCACTCTCTCCTGGGTACAACTTCAGGGAGTTCCCTCGCTCCAGGCGGAAGTCAttttag
- the ogfr gene encoding opioid growth factor receptor produces the protein MEDDFVCDYDSTWESDGDDPGENQTRRSNQEKTKSWLWLNTSSRNMRAAKDMQNYRRGYPNLKDEEFPEDRMINLKFYLNEYRSSPDDVSIDSFLKEWKTDYKRLERVHSYIQWLFPLREPGVNNMASELTLNEIQAFKKSTDATRRLVESYELMLGFYGIRLVNQDTGEVERAENWKERFHNLERNVHNNLRITRILKSLGELGFEHYQAPLVRFFLEETLVKKNLGSVKRSVLDYFLFAVRNKKERKDLVFYAYQHYEPKDKFVWCPKKIQKQLKIKAAGTRDGVEECRSQAKGREAETGASPKNEKDMPEDGTLAQNEPEDASALIVPPKPELKPLGDGNSNDNDDMDHSDSADPDSGKGESDMEGGLKDGSQAKDTIQETAPVPETECDKPLKKKREGDSETLSNRPSGDLTNGQAAILSTVPPNDTLSDQTNLSEAPPIKAPTEGSSKGSPSLLSEPGEKIPRTDFTSVPEERMAVQPAASLETLEKAGGDQTNGKDVEKMDVESNTPNSEQDMGLS, from the exons ATGGAGGACGATTTCGTCTGCGATTATGATTCGACCTGGGAAAGCGATGGGGACGACCCCGGAGAAAACCAAACGCGTCGCTCAAACCAGGAAAAAACGAAATCTTGGCTG TGGCTCAACACTTCCTCAAGAAACATGCGAGCGGCAAAGGATATGCAGAACTACAGGCGAGGTTATCCT AATCTTAAAGATGAGGAATTCCCAGAAGACAGAATGATTAATTTGAAATTTTATCTAAATGAATATCGCTCTTCTCCTGATG aTGTTTCAATTGATTCGTTTCTAAAAGAGTGGAAGACAGACTATAAGAGGTTGGAAAGAGTTCACTCCTACATTCAGTG GCTTTTTCCTCTGCGTGAGCCGGGAGTGAACAATATGGCTTCTGAGCTGACCTTGAACGAGATCCAG GCCTTCAAGAAGAGTACTGATGCCACACGAAGGCTGGTGGAATCTTATGAACTTATGCTGGGCTTCTATGGCATCAGGCTGGTCAACCAAGACACTGGTGAAGTGGAACGTGCTGAAAACTGGAAAGAACGATTTCATAATCTTGAACG TAACGTACACAACAACCTGCGCATTACTCGCATCCTGAAGAGCCTAGGAGAGCTGGGTTTTGAGCACTACCAGGCTCCACTGGTACGCTTCTTCCTAGAGGAGACACTGGTCAAGAAGAACCTCGGCAGTGTCAAGCGCAGCGTGCTTGactacttcctgtttgctgttcGTAACAAGAAGGAGCGTAAAGATCTGGTGTTTTATGCCTACCAGCATTATGAGCCTAAAGACAAGTTTGTCTGGTGCCCCAAAAAGATTCAGAAACAGTTAAAGATTAAGGCTGCAGGGACCAGAGATGGAGTGGAGGAATGTCGCTCACAGGCTAAGGGAAGGGAAGCAGAGACCGGAGCGTCTCCTAAGAATGAAAAAGACATGCCAGAGGATGGCACGCTCGCTCAGAACGAACCTGAAGACGCAAGTGCATTGATTGTTCCTCCGAAACCAGAGTTGAAACCTCTGGGAGATGGTAACAGCAATGATAATGATGACATGGACCACTCTGACAGCGCAGACCCTGATTCTGGAAAAGGGGAGAGTGATATGGAGGGAGGACTGAAAGATGGCAGTCAGGCAAAGGACACCATCCAAGAGACCGCTCCAGTCCCAGAAACAGAGTGTGACAAACCATTGAAGAAGAAACGGGAAGGTGACAGTGAGACTCTCAGCAACAGACCTTCAGGGGACCTCACCAACGGGCAGGCGGCCATCCTCAGCACAGTCCCCCCCAATGACACACTTTCTGATCAGACAAACCTGTCTGAAGCACCACCCATCAAGGCTCCCACTGAAGGTTCCTCTAAAggttctccctcccttttgTCAGAACCAGGGGAGAAAATCCCCCGCACTGACTTCACATCTGTTCCTGAGGAAAGGATGGCAGTACAGCCAGCAGCAAGTCTGGAAACCCTTGAGAAAGCTGGTGGTGACCAGACAAATGGAAAAGATGTGGAGAAGATGGATGTGGAATCCAACACTCCAAACTCAGAACAAGACATGGGACTCTCCTGA